The Paralichthys olivaceus isolate ysfri-2021 chromosome 9, ASM2471397v2, whole genome shotgun sequence genome contains a region encoding:
- the LOC109646647 gene encoding progesterone receptor isoform X1, with product MAFHSRLSEKEEMTHSLMKNELDRSDTVDSYACPTTAELSEAVSVSLGLDSVSSPLNNNNHCTGCAFPGCDSSVAGNGTSSRTVSELGAAANASSLCEDDFGEVCHGIQQVSCMDMLRAGEIMDGAHGTVTRGPVISRYVCKESNLFASPVAELPVSSHADELLPFQKHYSAYSAHPNLHRDAPGMWCANERAHGGRSEPERGGNAGHNLFGKYCNCVQTSLGSRQECHCVWYGKGEQQQCGKGDIRGAMAQGYGQVERYQSAIAQGQATFPTIKTEPSVWVDCSDRTFRHENLFPAVYLSDRRVCQVCGDDASGCHYGAVTCGSCKVFFKRAAAGKQNHLCASRNDCTIDKLRRKNCASCRLKRCFMSGMSLKGRRLKGAGQTRNGEEEQPSATWGPGDRQERSGKKDLILEAGSAAARAQASQALALSIPPTLRSCLSLLSVLQAIEPAVVNAGHDHAQPDSPASLLTSLNELGERQLVTVVRWAKAIPGFRDLHVDDQMSVIQLSWMGVMVFALGWRSYTLTNSSMLYFAPDLVFNDHRMQVSSMYEHCVRMKLLSQRFCMLKVTQEEFLCMKALVLFSIMPVEGLKSQRCFDELRTSYIKELDRLASHSGETTRTQRLFQLTQLLDYLQSVVRKLHQFTYDLFIQAQSLQTRVNFPEMISEIVSVHVPKILSGMVKPILFHNTA from the exons ATGGCCTTTCACTCGCGTCTGTCcgaaaaagaggaaatgacacACTCGTTAATGAAGAATGAGCTTGACCGTTCGGATACCGTGGACTCCTACGCGTGTCCGACCACCGCCGAGCTCAGCGAGGCAGTGTCAGTGTCCTTAGGGCTGGATTCGGTTTCTTCTCcgctcaacaacaacaaccattgCACCGGCTGCGCCTTCCCAGGCTGTGACTCCTCCGTCGCGGGGAACGGAACTTCATCCCGGACGGTGTCAGAGTTAGGAGCAGCCGCAAACGCGAGCTCGTTGTGTGAGGACGACTTTGGAGAAGTGTGCCACGGCATACAGCAAGTGAGCTGCATGGATATGCTCAGAGCTGGCGAAATAATGGACGGAGCGCACGGCACCGTGACGCGCGGCCCGGTGATCTCCAGATACGTCTGCAAGGAGTCAAACTTGTTCGCGAGCCCCGTGGCGGAGCTGCCCGTGTCCTCTCATGCGGACGAGCTCCTGCCTTTTCAGAAACACTACTCTGCCTACTCTGCCCACCCGAACCTGCACAGGGACGCTCCGGGTATGTGGTGCGCAAACGAGCGCGCACACGGCGGCCGATCCGAGCCGGAGAGAGGCGGAAACGCTGGACATAATTTGTTTGGTAAATACTGTAATTGTGTGCAAACCTCTCTCGGATCCAGACAAGAATGCCACTGTGTCTGGTACGGCAAGggcgagcagcagcagtgcggtAAAGGTGACATACGAGGCGCGATGGCACAAGGGTACGGCCAAGTTGAAAGATACCAAAGTGCAATCGCTCAAGGACAAGCCACTTTTCCCACTATCAAGACGGAGCCATCTGTCTGGGTGGACTGCTCAGACCGCACTTTCAG GCATGAGAATTTATTTCCAGCTGTGTACCTGTCTGACAGGAGAGTGTGTCAGGTGTGCGGCGACGATGCCTCGGGTTGTCACTATGGAGCAGTCACCTGTGGCAGCTGCAAAGTGTTCTTCAAGAGGGCTGCTGCAG GTAAGCAGAACCACCTCTGTGCCAGCCGTAACGACTGCACCATTGACAAGCTGAGGCGGAAAAACTGCGCCTCGTGCCGCCTTAAGAGATGCTTCATGTCGGGAATGAGTCTTAAAG GTCGCCGGCTGAAGGGAGCCGGACAGACGAGGAACGGAGAGGAGGAGCAACCTTCCGCCACCTGGGGGCCCGGAGATAGACAAGAGAGGTCCGGGAAGAAAGATTTAATCTTGGAGGCCGGAAGTGCAGCTGCCAGAGCTCAAG CGTCCCAGGCCCTGGCTCTAAGCATACCCCCGACCCTGCGCTCCTGCCTATCACTGCTCAGCGTCCTGCAGGCCATCGAGCCAGCTGTGGTCAATGCCGGACATGACCATGCGCAGCCAGACAGCCCTGCGTCACTTCTCACCAGCCTCAATGAGCTTGGGGAGAGACAGCTGGTAACTGTGGTGCGTTGGGCCAAGGCAATACCAG GTTTCCGTGACCTGCATGTAGATGATCAGATGTCAGTGATTCAGTTGTCATGGATGGGGGTGATGGTGTTCGCTTTGGGCTGGAGGTCCTACACACTTACAAACAGTTCCATGCTCTACTTTGCTCCAGACCTCGTCTTCAAtga CCACCGGATGCAAGTGTCCAGTATGTATGAACACTGTGTGAGAATGAAGCTGCTCTCCCAGAGGTTCTGCATGCTGAAGGTCACCCAGGAGGAGTTCCTGTGCATGAAGGCGCTGGTCCTCTTCAGCATCA TGCCAGTGGAGGGTCTAAAGAGCCAACGTTGTTTTGATGAACTGCGGACCTCCTACATCAAGGAGCTGGACCGTTTGGCCAGCCACAGCGGAGAGACCACCCGTACACAGAGGCTGTTTCAGCTCACGCAGCTGCTGGACTACCTCCAGTCG
- the LOC109646647 gene encoding progesterone receptor isoform X2: protein MAFHSRLSEKEEMTHSLMKNELDRSDTVDSYACPTTAELSEAVSVSLGLDSVSSPLNNNNHCTGCAFPGCDSSVAGNGTSSRTVSELGAAANASSLCEDDFGEVCHGIQQVSCMDMLRAGEIMDGAHGTVTRGPVISRYVCKESNLFASPVAELPVSSHADELLPFQKHYSAYSAHPNLHRDAPGMWCANERAHGGRSEPERGGNAGHNLFGKYCNCVQTSLGSRQECHCVWYGKGEQQQCGKGDIRGAMAQGYGQVERYQSAIAQGQATFPTIKTEPSVWVDCSDRTFRRVCQVCGDDASGCHYGAVTCGSCKVFFKRAAAGKQNHLCASRNDCTIDKLRRKNCASCRLKRCFMSGMSLKGRRLKGAGQTRNGEEEQPSATWGPGDRQERSGKKDLILEAGSAAARAQASQALALSIPPTLRSCLSLLSVLQAIEPAVVNAGHDHAQPDSPASLLTSLNELGERQLVTVVRWAKAIPGFRDLHVDDQMSVIQLSWMGVMVFALGWRSYTLTNSSMLYFAPDLVFNDHRMQVSSMYEHCVRMKLLSQRFCMLKVTQEEFLCMKALVLFSIMPVEGLKSQRCFDELRTSYIKELDRLASHSGETTRTQRLFQLTQLLDYLQSVVRKLHQFTYDLFIQAQSLQTRVNFPEMISEIVSVHVPKILSGMVKPILFHNTA from the exons ATGGCCTTTCACTCGCGTCTGTCcgaaaaagaggaaatgacacACTCGTTAATGAAGAATGAGCTTGACCGTTCGGATACCGTGGACTCCTACGCGTGTCCGACCACCGCCGAGCTCAGCGAGGCAGTGTCAGTGTCCTTAGGGCTGGATTCGGTTTCTTCTCcgctcaacaacaacaaccattgCACCGGCTGCGCCTTCCCAGGCTGTGACTCCTCCGTCGCGGGGAACGGAACTTCATCCCGGACGGTGTCAGAGTTAGGAGCAGCCGCAAACGCGAGCTCGTTGTGTGAGGACGACTTTGGAGAAGTGTGCCACGGCATACAGCAAGTGAGCTGCATGGATATGCTCAGAGCTGGCGAAATAATGGACGGAGCGCACGGCACCGTGACGCGCGGCCCGGTGATCTCCAGATACGTCTGCAAGGAGTCAAACTTGTTCGCGAGCCCCGTGGCGGAGCTGCCCGTGTCCTCTCATGCGGACGAGCTCCTGCCTTTTCAGAAACACTACTCTGCCTACTCTGCCCACCCGAACCTGCACAGGGACGCTCCGGGTATGTGGTGCGCAAACGAGCGCGCACACGGCGGCCGATCCGAGCCGGAGAGAGGCGGAAACGCTGGACATAATTTGTTTGGTAAATACTGTAATTGTGTGCAAACCTCTCTCGGATCCAGACAAGAATGCCACTGTGTCTGGTACGGCAAGggcgagcagcagcagtgcggtAAAGGTGACATACGAGGCGCGATGGCACAAGGGTACGGCCAAGTTGAAAGATACCAAAGTGCAATCGCTCAAGGACAAGCCACTTTTCCCACTATCAAGACGGAGCCATCTGTCTGGGTGGACTGCTCAGACCGCACTTTCAG GAGAGTGTGTCAGGTGTGCGGCGACGATGCCTCGGGTTGTCACTATGGAGCAGTCACCTGTGGCAGCTGCAAAGTGTTCTTCAAGAGGGCTGCTGCAG GTAAGCAGAACCACCTCTGTGCCAGCCGTAACGACTGCACCATTGACAAGCTGAGGCGGAAAAACTGCGCCTCGTGCCGCCTTAAGAGATGCTTCATGTCGGGAATGAGTCTTAAAG GTCGCCGGCTGAAGGGAGCCGGACAGACGAGGAACGGAGAGGAGGAGCAACCTTCCGCCACCTGGGGGCCCGGAGATAGACAAGAGAGGTCCGGGAAGAAAGATTTAATCTTGGAGGCCGGAAGTGCAGCTGCCAGAGCTCAAG CGTCCCAGGCCCTGGCTCTAAGCATACCCCCGACCCTGCGCTCCTGCCTATCACTGCTCAGCGTCCTGCAGGCCATCGAGCCAGCTGTGGTCAATGCCGGACATGACCATGCGCAGCCAGACAGCCCTGCGTCACTTCTCACCAGCCTCAATGAGCTTGGGGAGAGACAGCTGGTAACTGTGGTGCGTTGGGCCAAGGCAATACCAG GTTTCCGTGACCTGCATGTAGATGATCAGATGTCAGTGATTCAGTTGTCATGGATGGGGGTGATGGTGTTCGCTTTGGGCTGGAGGTCCTACACACTTACAAACAGTTCCATGCTCTACTTTGCTCCAGACCTCGTCTTCAAtga CCACCGGATGCAAGTGTCCAGTATGTATGAACACTGTGTGAGAATGAAGCTGCTCTCCCAGAGGTTCTGCATGCTGAAGGTCACCCAGGAGGAGTTCCTGTGCATGAAGGCGCTGGTCCTCTTCAGCATCA TGCCAGTGGAGGGTCTAAAGAGCCAACGTTGTTTTGATGAACTGCGGACCTCCTACATCAAGGAGCTGGACCGTTTGGCCAGCCACAGCGGAGAGACCACCCGTACACAGAGGCTGTTTCAGCTCACGCAGCTGCTGGACTACCTCCAGTCG